GCACAGAATCACCGACTCTTCGCCCATGCGCGACACGAAATAATCGCCGGCATTGGGAATCTGGCTTTCATGGCCGACAAACTGCCATACCCGCGGAAACAGCTTTTCCAGTTCGTCGCGGTACACGCTTTCCTGGAAGAACATTTCCCGGCTCACCAGGCCTTTCTTCAGGTCCACATAATGCTCGTAGGTCTTGCCGCTCATTCAGGCCTCCATTGGAATCAACAGGCAGCGCGCGCCCGGCGGCGCGCGCCGTATTCGGTTCAACTGAATCGTTCGCACAGCACATCGCCGCCCGCGGCGCCGGCCTTGACCACCGACTGCCGCACCGCCTCTACCATGGCGGGCGGGCCGCACACGTATGCACGCGTGTCGGCGGGCAGGCGCATGGCCTCGATCAGCTCGGTGACGCGCCCCGCATGGCAGCCGGCCGGCGCATCCTGCTCGGCGGCCCACTGCACCACGGCGCCGGGTATGCGCGCCGCCAGTCCGGCCAGCTCTTCGTGCGCGAACAGGTGCGCGCCGCTGCGCCCTCCCACCAGAATGTGCATGGGCTCGCCGCACGCCGGCGCGGGCGCATCCGCCAGCGCGCGCAGCATCGACAAAATGGGAGCCAGGCCCGTGCCGCCGGCCACGAACAGGCGCGGCCGCGCCTCGTCGCGCAGGAAGAAGGCGCCGCGCGGCGCTCCCACGCTGATGGCCTGCCCCGCCGCGGCCTGCGCCAGCCAGCCGGAAAAGCGTCCGTTGTCCAGCTCGCGCACATAAAAGCTCAGGCAGTCGGCGCCGGGCGCGTTGGCCATGGAATAGGCGCGCGCCCAATCGGCCTGCGGCGGCCCCAAGTGCACGTACTGGCCCGGCAGGAAATCGGGCGCCTGCTCCAGCGCCACGTCCAGGCGCAGCGTCTGCGCCGCCACCCGCTGCACGGCCGCAATGCGGCCCTGCCGGGGCTCGGCCTGCGCCGCCATGCATTCCGAAAACTCGTACGGAAACTCGATCACACAGGGCCCGTCCAGCGCCGCCACGCACGGCAAGATCGCGCCGCCGGCCCGGTCTTCATCCACCAGCGTGTACCGGTCGTACTCGCCCAGCGTCACCTCGCCGGACAGCAGCGACGCCATGCAGGTGCCGCAGTTGCCTTCGCCGCAGCCGGCCAGTAGCTGGTAGCCGGCCTGGCCGGCCGCCTGCACCAGCCGCGCGCCCGCCTCGGCATCGAAGCGGCGCGACTCGCCGTCGGAAAAAATCAGGGTGATCGCATGGCGGCTCATGGGGAAATCCTCGCTCAATGGCATATGTCCGTCTGATGGACATCATTCTCATTTTTTATTCTTCGCCTTTTGCCGGGCCCTTGTCAAGCCCGCGCCGCGACTTGCCAGCGCGGGAGGCTTTCTGGATAATAGATAACATGTTAATAATTTGAAGCTATCGCGGCCGCCATGGCGCGACGCCTCGAAGGAGACCCCATGCCATCCTCGTTTTCTTACGCGGCGCTGTGCCAATCCCCCACGGGCGACCTGCCGCGCACCGTGGCCGGCGTGCTGCTCAATGACGCGGCCGCGCTGGCCGCGCTGGGCGACGCGGTCAACCAGCCCCCGTACAAGGCGCCGCCGCGGGCGCCCGTGCTGTACATCAAGCCGGCCAACACCTATGCCGCCGACGGCGACGCCATCGCCCTGCCCGCCGATGCCGACACCGTCGTGGTCGGCGCCTGCCTGGGCATCGTGTTCGGCCGCCAGGCCCGCCGCGTCGACGCCGGCCGCGCGCTCGAATACGTGGCCGGCTACCGCATCGTCGCCGACCTGTACGTGCCGCACGCCAGCTATTACCGGCCCGCCATCAAGCAGAAGTGCCGCGACGGCTTCTGCCCCATGGGTCCGGTAGTGCCGCGCGGCCAGGTGGCCGACCCCGATGACCTGGACATCCAGGTCAGTGTCGACGGCCAGGTCGTGCAGCAGGCCTCCACCCGCAACTGGGTGCGCCCCGCGGCCCGGCTCATCGCCGACGTTACCCGCTTCATGACGCTGGAAGCCGGCGACGTGCTGCTGGCCGGCATCCCGGCTGGCGAGCCGCAGGCCCGCGCCGGCCAGCAATACGAAATCAGCATCGGCGCGCTGGGCCGCCTGGCCAACCGCCTGGTCGCAGCGCGCTGAAGGAGCCCCTCGTGAAACACGCCCGCATCCGCTACCAAGGCAACATCCACCTGGCCACCGAACACGGCGACGCCGAACTGCGCCTGGCCGATGGCCGCGTCGTGGCGCAGGACCAGGTCGAATGGCTGCCGCCCATCGAGCCGCGCACCACCTTCACGCTGGCCATCAACTACGCCGACCACGCCAAGGAACTGGCGTTCAAGGCGCCCGAAGAGCCGCTGGGCTTCCTGAAGGCGGCCAATGCCTTCGTCGGCCACCGAGCCTTCACCCACCGGCCCGCCGACGTGGCCATGATGCACTACGAGTGCGAACTGGCCGTGGTCATCGGCAAGCCGGGCCGCAACATCGCCCGCGAGCGCGCCTACGAGCACGTGGCCGGCTACACGGTGGCCAACGACTATGCGCTGCGCGACTACCTGGAAAACTGGTACCGTCCCAATTTGCGCGTCAAGAGCCGCGATACCTGCACGCCCCTGGGGCCCTGGCTGGTCGACCGCGACGATATCCCCGACCCCATGAACCTCGAACTGCGCACCACCGTGAACGGCAAGGAAACCCAGCACGGCAACACGCGCGACATGGTGTTCGACGTGCCCGCGCTCATCGCCTACTTCAGCAGCTTCATGACCCTGTCGCCAGGCGACCTGATCCTGACCGGCACGCCCGACGGCATCGTCAACGTGGTGCCGGGCGACGAAGTCGTCACCGAGATCCAGGGCGTGGGCCGGCTGGTCAACACCCTGGTGGCCGAACCCGCCTGATCCCTTCCACTCATTCATCAACTCATCACCGCACTCATGCTCGACGCATCCACTATCCAGGAACTCGCCGCCCGCCTGCACCAGGCCGAGCGCAGCCGCACCCAGATCCGCCAGATTTCGCTGGAGCACCCCGAGATCACCATCGACGACGGCTACGCCATCCAGCGCCAGTGGCTGGACCTGAAAATCGCCGAAGGCCGCAGTATCAAAGGCCACAAAATCGGCCTGACTTCGCGCGCCATGCAGCAGGCCTCGCAGATCGACGAGCCCGACTACGGCACCCTGCTCGACGACATGTTCTTCGGCGAAGGCGATATCCCAGCCGAGCGCTTCATCGTGCCGCGCCTGGAAGTCGAGCTGGCCTTCATCCTGGCCAAGCCGCTGCGCGGCCCGGGCGTAACCCTGACAGACGTGTACAACGCGGTCGACTACGTAGTGCCGGCGCTCGAGATCATCGACGCCCGCTCGCACCAGATCGACCCCGACAGCAAGCGGCCGCGCAAGGTGTTCGACACCATTGCCGACAACGCCGCCAATGCAGGCGTGGTGCTGGGCGGCCGCCCGGTGCGCATCCATGAAGTCGACTTGCGCTGGGTGGGCGCCATCCTGTCGCGCAACGCGGTGGTCGAAGAAACCGGCCTGGCCGCGGGCGTGCTCAACCACCCGGCCAACGGCGTGGTGTGGCTGGCCAACAAGCTGGGGCCGCGCGGTGTTACGCTCGAACCCGGCCAGGTGATCCTGTCGGGTTCGTTCACGCGGCCGGTCTATGCCCGCCCGGGCGATACTTTCGCGGTCGATTACGGCGCGCTGGGCTCTGTCAATTGCCGCTTCATTTAACAGCACCTTCCATGGATATCCTTACCAACCAATTCAAGCGCGCGCTGCGCGCCGGCCAACCGCAGATCGGCCTGTGGGCCGGGCTGGCCCATCCCTACACGGCGGAAATCTGCGCGGGCGCCGGCTTCGACTGGCTGCTGATCGACGGCGAGCATGCGCCGAACACGCTGCAGACCATGCTGGGGCAGCTGCAGGCCGTGGCGGCCTACCCGGTCGCTCCGGTGGTGCGGCCGCCCTGGAACGACTTCGTCCAGATCAAGCAGATCCTCGACGCGGGCGCGCAGACCTTGCTGGTGCCCATGATCCAGTCGGCCGAAGAAGCCGCCGCCGCCGTGTCGGCCATGCGCTATCCGCCGCACGGCATCCGCGGCCTGGGCAGCGCCCTGGCGCGCTCGTCGCGCTGGAACCGCATTCCCGACTACGTACAGCGCGCCAACGATGAAATGTGCCTGCTGGTGCAGATCGAAACGCCGCAGGGCCTGCAGGCGCTCGACGGCATCCTGGCGGTGGAAGGCGTGGACGGGGTGTTCATCGGGCCGGCCGACCTGTCGGCCAGCATGGGGCACCTGGGCAACCCGGGCCACCCCGAGGTGTGCGCCGCCATCGACGACGCCATCGTGCGCATCGTGCGCGCCGGCAAGGCTGCCGGCATCCTGCATGCCGATCCGGCGCAGGCGCGCCACTACCTGGATCTGGGCGCCACCTTCGTGGCAGTGGGAGTGGATGCGACGCTGCTGGCGCGCGCCGCCGAGAAACTGGCCCAGTCGTTCAAGGGCCAGCCCGCCGCCGCGCCGGCCAAGCCCAGCGGACCCTACTGAGATATGGGCGCTGCGCCACGCGCCTGACCGGCCAGGTCGGCCAGGTGTCTGCCCCCCGCAGGGTGTCAGACACCGTATATGTTGAGACGCCCTCGGCACACTTCAGTGTCTGACACCCTGCGGGAGTCAGACACCTGCAACGGCTGCAACGGGCGCGCCGTGCGCGATCAGGAAGCGCCGCTGGTGCGCGGCACCGTGGTCGTCGCGGCGGCCGCGCCCGACTCCATCAGCTTGCTGGCGCACAGATCGGCCGCGCCATCGACCGGCGCCTTGGCGTCGGCGAAAGTCACCCAGCCGCCCTTTTCGATCATGCCGTCGCGCTTCCACGAGTCGGCGCTCTTGAGCGCCGCCAGCTGGGCTTGCGCATCGGGCGCCGCCATGAAGCGGTGCACGCAGATGCCCGCGGCCAATTGCGCCACGGCGGCGTCAGTAGAGGCCTGGGCCTGCTTCGCCGCGGTGTTCTGGGTCACCCAGCCGCCGGCCGTGAAGCCGACAATCATGGTCACGACGGCTGCGCCCACGCATGACCATAGCCAGATGGTTTTGCTCGGTTTGTAATCGCTCCAGGCCTTCATAGGGCTATTGGACATATTCTGCTCTCCTTGGTGGTTGCGCCGATGAAAAAAACTCACGGCGCGACTCACTGTAGTGCAGTTGGCGCGTCAAAGTAGGACGGAATTACCCTTACTTGATGTAACCGGGCAAGGCGCGCGGTAAACGCGCGCCCGTGGCGCTGCGCAACCGGTTTCAGCCCTTGCAGGCGGCCATGCCGGCCGCGAAATTCGCGCGCAGTTCGTCGATATTGTGGAAGCTCTTCGAGTAATACAGCGTGCCGGTGCTGCCGGCCTGCGAATGCGGCTCGAACTCGGTCAGGTAAACGGTGCGCGCGCCGTTGGCGGCGTACAGCGCCTTGGGCGCCATGTTGGGTATTTGCGCAAGGCGTTGCCGACCCGCCAACGCGGCCAAACCGCCGCGCGAAACAGGCCGCCCAAACGAAAAGGCCGTTAGTGATTACTATCACTAACGGCCTTGGAACTACTGGTCGGGACGGCGGGATTCGAACTCGCGACCCCTTGCACCCCATGCAAGTGCGCTACCAGGCTGCGCTACGCCCCGAAAGAAAAAGAGTATATCAGAACTGAAAAAAACCTGCACCGGATGGAGCAGGTTTTTTAGTGCGGCAGCGGGGCTTTTTCAGCGCGCCTCGTTGTCCGTGGCCGGCGCGCCCAGAGCCTCGCCCAGCATGGCCGACACGTTGCCCAATTCGGCGCGCAGGGCCTGGATCTCGGCGCCCGAAAGACGCACGGCGGCGTCCTGGTCGTGCGGCGTGTCGCGCGCATCGCCCAGCCGGTTGCGCGCGCCGCTGATGGTGAAGCCCTGTTCGTACAGCAGCGAACGGATGCGGCGGATCAGCAGGACTTCATGGTGCTGGTAGTAGCGGCGGTTGCCGCGGCGCTTGACCGGCTTGAGCTGGGTGAATTCCTGTTCCCAGTAGCGCAGCACGTGCGGCTTGACGCCGCAGAGGTCACTGACTTCGCCAATGGTGAAATAGCGTTTGGCGGGAATGGGCGGAAGCGCAACAGTGGATTCGGGACGAGTCATGGATGGATTTTATGCCGTGGTGCATCATGAGCCGATAACAATTGCCGACAAAGCGTATCACTCCCCGCTATTGTTCGCATCGTCTGCCGGCTCGGCCTGCTCGACCACGCTCTTGAGCTTCTGACTGGCATGGAAGGTAACCACGCGCCGCGCCGCGATGGGAATGGTCTCGCCCGTCTTGGGATTGCGCCCGGGCCGCGGCGGCTTGTTGCGCACCTGGAAGTTGCCGAAGCCCGACAGCTTCACCGAATCGCCACGTGCCAGCGCGTCGCGGATTTCTTCGAAGAAAGTATCGACGATGTCCTTGGCTTCGCGCTTGTTCAGCCCCACCCGCTCGAACAGCAATTCGGCGAGTTCGGCCTTGGTCAGGGTACGCGGCTCGGCAAGCATGTTAGTCCCCATGGTCAAGTGCGCTGGCGCGCGCCGTGGGCGCTGGCCAGCGCCTGGTTGATACGGGCCAGGCAGTCGGCGACGCGGGCTTCATCCAGCGTGACCTCAGTGTCCTGTAGCCAGAAACGGAACGCAAGGCTTTTTTCGGTGACGGGCCGGCCGTCCTGCGGGCGGTCGCGCCATACGTCGAACAGGCGGGCATCCTGCACCACCGCCAGCTGCGGATCGGCCGCGATGGTGGCGGCCACCGTATCCAGCATGGCCTGGGCGCTGACGGGCAGGTCGACCCACAGCGCCAGGTCGCGCACCACCACCGGCTGGCGCGACAGCTCGCTGACCTGCGGCAGGCGGCCTTGCGACAGGGCCTGGACGTCGATTTCGAACACCACGGGCGCATGCGGCAGGTCGGCCTGCTGCGCCCAGCGCGGATGCAGTTCGCCGATCCAGCCCGCCGGCTGCCCGTCGAGGTCGATGCGCGCGCTGCGGCCCGGGTGCAGCGCGGGGTGCGCGGCGGGCTCGAAGCGCAGCTGGGCCGCGCGCGCGCCGAACAGCGCCTGCACGTCCATCTTGACGTCGTAGAAGTCCACCTGCCGGGTCGGCACGCCCCACTGCTCTTCGACCGCCGGGCCCCAGGCCGCGCCGGCCAGGCGCAGCGGCTGGCGCACGCCGGCGACTTCGAGCGGGCCGTCCTGATGTGCGGCGTCGCGCAGGAACACGCGCCCCAGCTCGAAGACGCGTACGCGCGTCTGCTTGCGGTTGGCGTTGTAGCGGATGTTGGCCACCAGGCCGGCGATCAGGCTGGAACGCATCACCGACAGATGGCTGGCGATGGGGTTCAGCAGGCGCACGGGGTTGTCGTTGCCGGCGTAATCGCGTTCCCAGTCGGACTCGACGAAGCTGTAGTTGACGACCTCTTGGTAGTCCTGCCCGGCGGCCAGGCGGCGCAGCGCGTGCGGGCCGCGCCGCTGCTCGGGCTGCGAGAACATCTGCGCGCGCGCCAGCGGCGGCACGTCGGGCAGGCGCTCGAAACCGTGGATGCGCGCGACTTCTTCGATCAGGTCTTCTTCCAAAGACAGGTCGAAGCGGTACGACGGCGGCTCGACGATGAAATCGTCGCCCTGCACCTGGAACGGCAGGCCCAGGCGGGTGAAGATCTGCGCCACTTCGGCCTGCGGCACGGGCACGCCCAGCACGCGGTGGCAGCGCGACAGGCGCATGCGCACCGGCTCGCGGCTCGGCAGGTTGACGGCCTGGTCGTCGATCGGGCCGGCCTGGCCGCCGCAGATATCGATGATCAGGCGCGAGATGAATTCCAGGTGCTCGGGGATGCTGGCGTAGTCGACGCCGCGCTCGAAGCGGTGGCTGGCCTCGGAACTGAACTTGTAGCGCCGCGCGCGGCCGGCAATGGCCTCGGGCCACCAGAAAGCGGCCTCGACATAGATATTGGCGGTATCCAGCGTGACGGCGGTGGCTTCGCCGCCCATGATGCCGGCCAGGCTTTCGACCTGCTCGCCCGCCACCACCACGCCCACCTTGCTGTTGAGCTCGACGGTCTGGCCGTTGAGCAGCTCGAGGGTTTCGCCGTCGCGCGCCCAGCGCACTTCGATGCCGCCGCGGATCTTGTCGAGGTCGAACACGTGGGAAGGACGGCCCAGCTCCAGCATGACGTAGTTGGAAATGTCGACCAGCGCCGACACCGAACGCTGGCCGGCGCGTTCCAGGCGCGCCTTCATCCAGGCCGGCGTGGCCGCGCGCGCATTGACGCCGCGGATGACGCGGCCGGCGAAGCGGCCGCACAGCTCGGGCGCCTGGATGGCGACCGGAACGCGGTCGTCCAGGGTGACGGGCACCGCCTTCGCGGTGGGCACCGACAGCGGCGCGCCGGTCAGGGCCGCGACTTCGCGCGCCACGCCCAGGATGGACAGGCAGTCGGCGCGATTGGGCGTGAGCTTCAGGGTGAACAGCGTGTCGTCGAGGTCGAGCGCCTCGCGCAGCGACTGGCCGGGCGCCAGCGTGCCGGGCAATTCGAGCAGGCCGGCGTGGTCTTGCGACAGGCCCAGCTCGCGCGCCGAGCACAGCATGCCGGCCGACTGCACGCCGCGCATCTTGGCCACGCCGATCTTCATGCCGCCAGGCAGTTCGGCGCCCACGCGCGCCAGCGGCACCGTCAGGCCCTGCGCCGCGTTGGGCGCGCCGCACACGATCTGCAGGGGCTGGCCCGAGCCGTCGTCGACCTGGCAGACGCGCAGCTTGTCGGCGTCGGGATGCGGGGCGATGGCGGTGATGCGCGCCACCACCACGCCGGTGAACGGCGGCGCCACCGGCGCGGTTTCTTCGACTTCCAGGCCGGCCATGGTAAGCCGGTGCGCCAGTTCGTCGGTTGCGATCGCGGGATTGACCAGGGCGCGCAGCCAGGATTCGGGAAATTGCATGATCAGCCGTCGGTTATTCGTTGAACTGGCGCAGGAAGCGCAGGTCGCCTTCGTAGAACTGGCGCAGGTCGTCGACGCCGTAGCGCAGCATGGTCAGGCGCTCGAGGCCGGAGCCGAACGCGAAGCCGATGTAGCGCTCGGGGTCGAGGCCGAAGTTGCGCACCACTTGCGGGTGCACCTGGCCCGAGCCCGAGATTTCCAGCCAGCGGCCGCGGTTGGGGCCGGACGTGAACATCATGTCGATTTCGGCCGACGGCTCGGTGAACGGGAAGAACGACGGGCGGAAGCGCACGACCAGGTCGTCGCTTTCGAAAAAGCGGCGCAGGAAGTCGGTATAGACGCCCTTCAGGTCGGCGAACGAGATGTCTTCGGCGATCCACAGCCCTTCGACCTGGTGGAACATGGGCGAATGGGTGGCGTCGCTGTCGACGCGGTAGGTGCGGCCCGGCGCGATGACCTTGATGGGCGGCTGGTGCATGCGCGCGTAGCGCACCTGCATGGGGCTGGTGTGCGTGCGCAGCAGCAGCGGCAGGCCGTCGCCGTCTTGCAGGTCGACGTAGAAAGTGTCTTGCATGGACCGCGCCGGGTGGTCCAGCGGATTGTTCAGCGCGGTGAAGTTGGTCCAGTCGTCTTCGATTTCGGGGCCGTCGGCCACGTCGAACCCGATGGAGCGGAAGATTTCCTCGACGCGTTCCCAGCTGCGCGCGATGGGATGGATGCCCGCCGGCGCGCGGCCGCGGCCGGGCAAGGTGACGTCGATGGTTTCGGCGGCCAGGCGGGCGTCGAGCTCGGCCTGGGCCAGTTGCGCGCGGCGCTGGTTCAGCAGCGCTTCGATCTGCTGCTTGGCCTGGTTGATGCGCGCGCCCATTTCGCGCTTCTGGTCGGGGTCGAGCTTGGCCAGCCCCTTGAGCAGCAGGGTCAGCGCGCCCTCTTTGCCCAGGAAGCGCGCCTTGGCGTTTTCCAGGGCAACGGCATCGGGCGCCGCGGCGAAGCGTTCTTGGGCCTGGGAAACCAGGTCGTCTGCCAATAGATTCATGGAATCTCACAACCTAAAAACAATGCCCCGTCGCGTTCTGCCTGGGGGCGGACCCTACGCCAAAACGCAAACGGGGCCTACAGCCCCGTTTGCAGCGATGCGCGATGCGACCGGCGCGATCAGGCGGACAATGCCGCCTTGGCCTGCTGCACGATGGCGGCAAAGCCGGCCTTGTCGCGCACGGCCAGGTCGGCCAGCACCTTGCGGTCGAGGTCGATCGAGGCCTTCTTCAGGCCGGCGATGAACACGCTGTAGCTCAGGCCCTGCTCGCGCACGGCGGCGTTGATGCGGGTGATCCACAGAGCGCGGAAGGTGCGCTTCTTGTTGCGGCGGTCGCGGTAGGCGTATTGCCCGGCGCGCATGACCGCCTGCTTGGCGATGCGGAATACGTTGCCGCGGCGGCCACGGTAACCCTTGGCGGCGGCGATGACTTTCTTATGACGAGCACGGGCGGTAACGCCGCGTTTGACGCGAGGCATAGTGGATCTCCTTTATCAAGCGAAAGGCATCATGGCCTTGACAGAGGCCACGTTGGTTTCATGAACCGCCGCCGAACCGCGCAGCTGGCGCTTGTTCTTGGTGGTTTTCTTGGTCAGGATGTGGCGCTTGAAAGCCTGGCCACGCTTGATGGATCCGCTGCCGCGAACCTGAAAGCGCTTCGACGCGCTTTTCTTGGTTTTCATCTTGGGCATGATGATTCCTAGATTTGATTGAATTACATGAACCACAGGTGCTTGGCCGCCAAAGTGCCTGGGGCGTGCCCGGGCAAGGCTTCGAGGCAAGGCTTGATAT
This genomic window from Bordetella petrii contains:
- a CDS encoding 2Fe-2S iron-sulfur cluster-binding protein, whose product is MSRHAITLIFSDGESRRFDAEAGARLVQAAGQAGYQLLAGCGEGNCGTCMASLLSGEVTLGEYDRYTLVDEDRAGGAILPCVAALDGPCVIEFPYEFSECMAAQAEPRQGRIAAVQRVAAQTLRLDVALEQAPDFLPGQYVHLGPPQADWARAYSMANAPGADCLSFYVRELDNGRFSGWLAQAAAGQAISVGAPRGAFFLRDEARPRLFVAGGTGLAPILSMLRALADAPAPACGEPMHILVGGRSGAHLFAHEELAGLAARIPGAVVQWAAEQDAPAGCHAGRVTELIEAMRLPADTRAYVCGPPAMVEAVRQSVVKAGAAGGDVLCERFS
- a CDS encoding fumarylacetoacetate hydrolase family protein; its protein translation is MPSSFSYAALCQSPTGDLPRTVAGVLLNDAAALAALGDAVNQPPYKAPPRAPVLYIKPANTYAADGDAIALPADADTVVVGACLGIVFGRQARRVDAGRALEYVAGYRIVADLYVPHASYYRPAIKQKCRDGFCPMGPVVPRGQVADPDDLDIQVSVDGQVVQQASTRNWVRPAARLIADVTRFMTLEAGDVLLAGIPAGEPQARAGQQYEISIGALGRLANRLVAAR
- a CDS encoding fumarylacetoacetate hydrolase family protein — translated: MKHARIRYQGNIHLATEHGDAELRLADGRVVAQDQVEWLPPIEPRTTFTLAINYADHAKELAFKAPEEPLGFLKAANAFVGHRAFTHRPADVAMMHYECELAVVIGKPGRNIARERAYEHVAGYTVANDYALRDYLENWYRPNLRVKSRDTCTPLGPWLVDRDDIPDPMNLELRTTVNGKETQHGNTRDMVFDVPALIAYFSSFMTLSPGDLILTGTPDGIVNVVPGDEVVTEIQGVGRLVNTLVAEPA
- the hpaH gene encoding 2-oxo-hept-4-ene-1,7-dioate hydratase, whose protein sequence is MLDASTIQELAARLHQAERSRTQIRQISLEHPEITIDDGYAIQRQWLDLKIAEGRSIKGHKIGLTSRAMQQASQIDEPDYGTLLDDMFFGEGDIPAERFIVPRLEVELAFILAKPLRGPGVTLTDVYNAVDYVVPALEIIDARSHQIDPDSKRPRKVFDTIADNAANAGVVLGGRPVRIHEVDLRWVGAILSRNAVVEETGLAAGVLNHPANGVVWLANKLGPRGVTLEPGQVILSGSFTRPVYARPGDTFAVDYGALGSVNCRFI
- the hpaI gene encoding 4-hydroxy-2-oxoheptanedioate aldolase; amino-acid sequence: MDILTNQFKRALRAGQPQIGLWAGLAHPYTAEICAGAGFDWLLIDGEHAPNTLQTMLGQLQAVAAYPVAPVVRPPWNDFVQIKQILDAGAQTLLVPMIQSAEEAAAAVSAMRYPPHGIRGLGSALARSSRWNRIPDYVQRANDEMCLLVQIETPQGLQALDGILAVEGVDGVFIGPADLSASMGHLGNPGHPEVCAAIDDAIVRIVRAGKAAGILHADPAQARHYLDLGATFVAVGVDATLLARAAEKLAQSFKGQPAAAPAKPSGPY
- a CDS encoding MerR family transcriptional regulator, which encodes MTRPESTVALPPIPAKRYFTIGEVSDLCGVKPHVLRYWEQEFTQLKPVKRRGNRRYYQHHEVLLIRRIRSLLYEQGFTISGARNRLGDARDTPHDQDAAVRLSGAEIQALRAELGNVSAMLGEALGAPATDNEAR
- a CDS encoding integration host factor subunit alpha — protein: MGTNMLAEPRTLTKAELAELLFERVGLNKREAKDIVDTFFEEIRDALARGDSVKLSGFGNFQVRNKPPRPGRNPKTGETIPIAARRVVTFHASQKLKSVVEQAEPADDANNSGE
- the pheT gene encoding phenylalanine--tRNA ligase subunit beta; the protein is MQFPESWLRALVNPAIATDELAHRLTMAGLEVEETAPVAPPFTGVVVARITAIAPHPDADKLRVCQVDDGSGQPLQIVCGAPNAAQGLTVPLARVGAELPGGMKIGVAKMRGVQSAGMLCSARELGLSQDHAGLLELPGTLAPGQSLREALDLDDTLFTLKLTPNRADCLSILGVAREVAALTGAPLSVPTAKAVPVTLDDRVPVAIQAPELCGRFAGRVIRGVNARAATPAWMKARLERAGQRSVSALVDISNYVMLELGRPSHVFDLDKIRGGIEVRWARDGETLELLNGQTVELNSKVGVVVAGEQVESLAGIMGGEATAVTLDTANIYVEAAFWWPEAIAGRARRYKFSSEASHRFERGVDYASIPEHLEFISRLIIDICGGQAGPIDDQAVNLPSREPVRMRLSRCHRVLGVPVPQAEVAQIFTRLGLPFQVQGDDFIVEPPSYRFDLSLEEDLIEEVARIHGFERLPDVPPLARAQMFSQPEQRRGPHALRRLAAGQDYQEVVNYSFVESDWERDYAGNDNPVRLLNPIASHLSVMRSSLIAGLVANIRYNANRKQTRVRVFELGRVFLRDAAHQDGPLEVAGVRQPLRLAGAAWGPAVEEQWGVPTRQVDFYDVKMDVQALFGARAAQLRFEPAAHPALHPGRSARIDLDGQPAGWIGELHPRWAQQADLPHAPVVFEIDVQALSQGRLPQVSELSRQPVVVRDLALWVDLPVSAQAMLDTVAATIAADPQLAVVQDARLFDVWRDRPQDGRPVTEKSLAFRFWLQDTEVTLDEARVADCLARINQALASAHGARQRT
- the pheS gene encoding phenylalanine--tRNA ligase subunit alpha, coding for MNLLADDLVSQAQERFAAAPDAVALENAKARFLGKEGALTLLLKGLAKLDPDQKREMGARINQAKQQIEALLNQRRAQLAQAELDARLAAETIDVTLPGRGRAPAGIHPIARSWERVEEIFRSIGFDVADGPEIEDDWTNFTALNNPLDHPARSMQDTFYVDLQDGDGLPLLLRTHTSPMQVRYARMHQPPIKVIAPGRTYRVDSDATHSPMFHQVEGLWIAEDISFADLKGVYTDFLRRFFESDDLVVRFRPSFFPFTEPSAEIDMMFTSGPNRGRWLEISGSGQVHPQVVRNFGLDPERYIGFAFGSGLERLTMLRYGVDDLRQFYEGDLRFLRQFNE
- the rplT gene encoding 50S ribosomal protein L20 translates to MPRVKRGVTARARHKKVIAAAKGYRGRRGNVFRIAKQAVMRAGQYAYRDRRNKKRTFRALWITRINAAVREQGLSYSVFIAGLKKASIDLDRKVLADLAVRDKAGFAAIVQQAKAALSA
- the rpmI gene encoding 50S ribosomal protein L35 gives rise to the protein MPKMKTKKSASKRFQVRGSGSIKRGQAFKRHILTKKTTKNKRQLRGSAAVHETNVASVKAMMPFA